One window of Equus caballus isolate H_3958 breed thoroughbred chromosome 3, TB-T2T, whole genome shotgun sequence genomic DNA carries:
- the LOC138923682 gene encoding ral guanine nucleotide dissociation stimulator-like, with product MGKEGAHILDIASYRAHLSADTEDKRMFSCCLPSCGGSGFRKAKKKSLFSHYRHWLRPHRHRLCPIGRRSTQSCTQEGVEELTDGFGYSISLDRDQLHRAIINNQGCSESEDESTLSVTEACRMRALQAGMMQRLSETVLPAFPSRVLCSVITSLCSYSGSSTAHQVLDQLFPRSHLPSIPGDALNPFGTHGGSLAHCVRDAGGQDHLPNAIYFLLGTWLGQGQDCREPLRFPSWTLQLATLNVSSGGSHAEGHAYLLPGHLEHLKAIEAERREPVPKLLPLPEPEPVPSPGLEPAAPPVSPRVVELEPAAPESATPGPEQGPSLKAASEPSCPWAVTTEDQLREEKPNILDFPPQLVAEQLTRMAVELFKTLVPAHCLGSIWSERDNREREYLAPTVRDTVMHDNTVANCILVTCLGDASMTAQDRARVVELWIRVAEECRGLGNFCSLHTILSALQSPAIARLQDTWGQVSRESSRTWKKWVRREKRVSRELLVQEATSVLKTAERARQGAQERQRQQGVIPSLVTIFRSLELLDATMEDYVEGNVLNCRKWNEQFKLMDEIELLQEAANLYTVQPDEHFGAWFQAVEPLSKEESYSLSCQLEPRYHWVRKIRLFFKGKKNRSGQNTRPPTKGPVLVVDDPPETS from the exons atgggcaaggagg gcgcccacatCCTGGACATAGCATCCTATCGAGCCCACTTGAGTGCTGACACTGAAGACAAGAGGATGTTCTCCTGCTGTCTGCCGAGTTGtggaggctctggcttcaggaaagccaagaaaaagagccttttcagtcactatagacactggcttCGCCCTCACCGGCACCGCCTCTGTCCAATTGGTAGGAGGAGcactcag agctgcacgcaGGAGGGGGTGGAAGAGCTGAcggatggcttcgggtactccatctccctggacagggaccagctgcaccgcgccatcatcaataaccagggctgctctgag agtgaagatgagtccactctgtctgtcactgaggcctgcaggatgcgtgccctccaggcaggcatgatgcagaggctctcagagactgtgctgccagccttccccagcagagtcctctgcagtgtcatcacctccctctgcagctactcaggctccagcacagcccaccaggtgctggaccagctgtttcccag gtcccatctaccctccatcccgGGCGATGCCCTCAacccctttgggacacatggaggcagcttggcccattgcgtgcgggatgctggaggacaggaccacctcccaaa tgctatctatttcctgctgggaacctggctgggccaagggcaggattgcagggagcccctgcggtttccctcttggaccctgcagctggccactctgaACGTCAGCTCTGGTGGCTCCCACGcggagggccatgcctaccttctgccaggccacctggagcatctcaagGCCATTGAGGCTGAACGGAGAG agccagttccaaagctcctgccacttccagagccagagccagtgccatcccccgggctggagccagctgcacctccagtctcaccacgtgtggtagagctggagccagcagcccctgagtcGGCCACTCCAGGACCAGAGCAAGGGCCATCATTAAAGGCAGCTTCAGAGCCCAGCTGCCCCTGGGCCGTGACCACCGAGGaccagctgcgggaggagaagccgaacatcttggacttccctccccagctggtggcagagcagctgacgagGATGGCTGTG gagctgttcaagacgtTGGTGCCCGCCCACTGCCTCGGCTCCATCTGGTCCGAGCGCGACAACAGGGAACGAGAGTACCTGGCACCCACCGTCCGTGACACTGTGATGCACGACAACACCGTGGCCAATTGCATCCTCGTCACCTGCCTTGGGGACGCGAgcatgacagcgcaggacagggccagggtggttgAGCTGTGGATCAGGGTGGCTGAG GAGTGTCGAGGCCTCGGGAACTTCTGTTCCCTCCACAcaatcctttctgccctgcagagccctgccattgcccgtctccaagacacctggggacaagtttccag ggagagttctcgaacctggaagaagtgggtcaggagagagaaacgcgtgagcagggagctgctggtgcag gaggcgacctccgtgttaaagactgcagagagggcccgccagggagcccaggagaggcagcggcagcag ggtgtcatcccctccctGGTGACGATCTTCcgttccctggagctgctggacgcTACAATGGaggattatgtggag ggcaatgtgctcaactgtcggaaatggaatgag caattcaaactgatggacgagatcgagctgctccaggaggctgcaaatctgtacaccgtgcagcccgacgagcactttggggcctggttccagg